The stretch of DNA CCGAAATCTGGTCGCTGATTTCCGGCGCGTAGATATCGACACCTCCGTAGATATCCGCCAGTACCTCTTTGACTCGTTCCTGTTCCACGCGCTTCTTTTTCGTCAACACCGACCGAACTTCCATGAGATTGAGAATCGACGTGCAGAAATCGTGATTCTCGTTCAGCAGTTCAGTCGCTACGTCACCGCGACCCGGTTCGTCGGTGATGCTAGCGATGAAAACGTTCGTATCGACGAATACTTTCATCGACGTTCTCGCGCTTCGCGTACCGCCTCCACGGAGTCGATGTCGACATCAGCCAGTCGTCCCGACAGCAGGTCGCCGAGTTTGACTGCCGACTTGTCGTCCTCGTCGGTCGGCTTCGACCAATCCGGCGGCGTTGCGTAACTTCCCATACGTCTGGATAGAGGCGGTAATAATAAATCAATTTGGCCGGTCGCGCTCTCTGGCCGATTCGATAGCGAGGCGAATGTCCGTGAGGGTGGTGTCCTACCGACTCTCCCGTTGCTCGACCTTGTTCAACTCGATCAGCAGCCGGAAAATCGCCTTCACCAGGTTCGCGTCCACGTCGAACGTCTCGGCGTTCTCGCCCGCCCGCTCCATCACGCGGGCTTCCTGCGATTCGTCGGTCGTCGGCAAGCCCTGGTCCGCCTTGACCTGCGCGACGGTGCCCGCGACGTAAGTGCGGCGGGCGATGAGTTCGACCAGTTCGCGGTCGATCTCTTCGATCTCCTCCCGGAGTTCGTCCAGTGACATCTCCTCCGTCCCGCTCATTCGATCACCCGTGCGCCGTCCGTTCGTGTCGTCGTTAGCCATGTGTCTCCCTCCCGTTGGGTCCAGTGGTCGCGTACGCGCTCCAGTTCGTCCCGGTCGCCGACGGCGACGACGCTCGGGCCGGTGCCCGAGAGCGACACGCCCTCGGCGTGTGGCATCGCCTCGACGGCGGGGTCGGTCGGAAAGCCGAGCGCCGCCGAGAAGGCGAGTCCGTTGACCGTCATCGCTTCGGCGTAGCGGCCGTCGAGCGCCAGGTCGGCGACGAGGTCGGCCATCGGCGCTACCCGCTCACAGCGCGCCACGTCGGCGTCGGCGCTGAGCGCCCGTTCCGCGGGCGTCCAGACGAGGGCGTCCCAGTCCACCGGCTCGCGGGCCAGCAGATCGTCCGCCGTGTTGTCGGTGACGGTGACCCCGCCGAGCATACTGGCGCTCGCGTCGTCGAACGCGCCGGTGACCGTGACGCCGGCGTCACGGGCGGCGGCGACGCCGATGCGACAGGCCGCCTCGCGGTCGAGTACCGCGTCCGCTCCGTCGCCGACTGGCACGTCGAGCGCCGAGAGCGTCGCCAACACCGTCGCGTTCGCGGCGGCGCTCGAACTCTTCAGCCCCGCGGCCATCGGCACGTCGCTCTCGGTGCGGACGTGGCCGCCGTGGCCGTCGCCGAACCGATCGACGACGCGTTCGACACAGCGGCGGATGAGCCGCGTGTCGCCGTCCGGCGCGCCGGCGATCGCACCCTCGACGACCCCGGAGTCGTCGAGTTCGACCCATGCAGTCGTCTCCGCGTCGAGGGCGAAGGCCGATCCGACGCCCGTCGCGAGGGCGTTCAGGACCGTACCCGCACCGAGTGCGACGGCCTCGCCGTACATATCGAACCCCGCGCGGAGCGGACAGTTATGCCTGCCGGTTAGCGGACGAACCGCGAGCCGAGAGCGCCGGCGCCGGCGCCGGTAGCCGTCGTAACGGCACCCCCCAGCAGGAGCGGGCCGAGGGCGACCCGGAGCGAGTAGACCTGCGCGGTGCCGCGACCGGAGAGCGCCGAGAGGCCGAGCAGTCCGAGCCCCGCTAAACAGAAGAAGCCGACGAGGGCGCCGCCAGCGACGACGCCCGCCGCCGCAGTCGGGTCGGCGAATCGGGAACCCGAGAGCAGGCCAACCACCGCGGCGAGGACGGGCGCGACGGCGAGTACCGTCACCGTGGTCTGGAAGACCGAGAGCGCGAGGAAGACGGGGCCGAACGTCTCGGGAGCGGCGCCGGACGCGGCGGTGACGAACTGGGTCCGCGCCCAGTCGCCGGCGACGAACCCGAGGACGCCGAGGGCGGCGCCTACGAGGGCGAAGGTGGCGACGATCAGGCTAGCCTGTCGGCGAGCCGACGGGAGCGCGCTTGGCCCGGACACGCTACGGTCTCCACAGCCAGAGTCGGTCGAGGGGGTCGGTCCAGTCGACGCGTTCCTCCCACGCCACCTCGGAGGGGGCAGCGACGAGGACGAAGGGGCCAGCCTGGATCAGGTAGGCGTAGGTCACGTCGCCGTCGGCCCGATAGTAGACGCGCCGCCACCGGTCGCGGCCGAAGGAGTACGATCCCTCCTGGCTCACTGCCGTCCCGAGGAGCGTCTCCACCGCGTCGGCCGCGGCGTCGACGCCGTCGTAGTGCTGGACGAACAACGACGTGTAGGGGTAATCGAGGGGTGCGAGGGTCGAGGGCTGGTCGTCCTCGTCGGGGACCGCGTAACTCACGAGGTAAGCGAAGCCCGTCCGACCCGCCGTCTCGCTCGGGGCCTCGAACCGTAGCCGCTGGCGAGCGAGGAGTTCCCGCCCGGCGTTTTCGTCGTCGCCTGGGGCGTCGTCGAACGGGTCGCGCTCGATGTATCGCGGACCGGCGTAGGCGTAGCCCGAGTAGCCCGTGGAGTGGTGGACCTCGAAGAGTCCCGGGGCGGCCTCGTCGTCGTCGTCATCGTCGTCGTCCACCGTCCCGTCGTGGAGGCTCCGGTAGAGCGTGGCGTCGATCTGTCGATCCGAGAGGACCTGTCTGACGAACAGGTCGCTCCGGATGCCGCCGAGATAGTCGTGGAGGCGTTCGAGTTCCTCGTCGACGCGGTCGAGGTCGCCACGGTCGGCGAAGCGGCGGGTCGTCGCGACGTGGCGGTCGACCTCCTCACGCATCTGGCCGGGAATGCCGAAGTGCCCGCCGAGTTCGGCCTCCGCGGTGGCGACCGCCCGATCCGTCGCACGGCGGACCAAGCCGAGGCTGTTGGCGTCGAAGTCGGCGGCGTCGCGGACGCGCTCGACGGTCGCCATGGCGTTGCCCAGCGTTCGCTGGTACGTGTGGATCGCGTCGTCGTACGACGTGGCGAACCACTCGATTTCGCCGTAGACGCGGGCCACCTCGGACGCCAACCGGCGGTTCGGAACCGTCGGCTCGGTCCGTCGTACCGGTTCCGTCTCGTCGACGGCGGCCGACGCGGGCGCGGCGTCGGCGAAGGCGGCGTCGGTCGGCGTCGGGGCCGGCGTTCCGGTTTCGGGGTAGGCGACGTTCGAGTCGTCGGCCCCGAGACAGCCGGTCAGACCGAGCGCCGCCGCGGTCCCCAGCAGCGCCCGACGGGTCAGCTCCATGGCCGCGTCAAAGATTGGGGGGGATAAATAACGTCCGGCCCAGGAATCAGCCGTGAGACCGGGAGCGGGTCGACAGACTCAACGGGGACCGCCCCCCACCGCGAGCCATGGGCACGCCACTGGACTCGCGGGAGGCACAGGTCGAGGCGGTGCTGGATCGATTGTACGAGGAGTACCCCGACGCGACCATCTCGCTGAACTATTCGAACCGGCTGGAACTGCTGGTCGCCGTCGTCCTCTCCGCACAGTGTACGGACGAGCGGGTCAACGGCGTGACCGACGCGCTGTTCGAGAAATACCGGACTGCAGCCGACTACGCCGCCGCCGACGAGGAGACGCTCGCGGAAGACATCTACGGGATCACGTTCCACAACAACAAGGCCGGGTATCTGAAGGCCATCGGCGAGTCGCTCGTCGCGGACCACGACGGGGCGGTTCCCGACACCATGAGCGAGCTGACCGATCTGAAAGGCGTCGGGCGCAAGACGGCGAACGTCGTCCTCCAACACGGTCACGACGTGGTGGAGGGCATCGTCGTCGACACGCACGTACAGCGGCTCTCGCGGCGGCTCGGCCTGACGACCGAGGAGCGGCCGGAGCGGATCGAGGACGACCTGATGGACGTGGTGCCCGACGCGGACTGGCAGCAGCTCACCCACCTGCTCATCAGTCACGGGCGGGCGGTGTGTGACGCCCGCACCCCCGACTGTTCGGCGTGCGTGCTGGAGGACGTCTGTCCGTCCTCGAAACTGGACGCCGACGTCGACTTGGCGAGCGGGGAGGCGTGGGACTAAACGTGTAACTGGACGTACCGCACGATCCCGATCAGGTAGGCACCGATCCAGAAGAGCACATAGCCGAAGACGCCGATCCGCAGGCGGCCGCGCCACGCGCCCATGTTCTCGTGGAGGTCGTCCAAGTCCACGTCCTGGTCGGGGTCACGGTAGAGGTTCGCGGCGTATTTGGCCTGGAAGATGCGGACGATGCCGGTCAGGGCGAACGCGAGCATCGCGTAGGCTTGGAGGCCGAGGACGGCGTGAAGGACGGCGAGGCCACCGAACTGGTCCATCAGCCGTGGCGCCATCCAGCCCACGACGGGCACCGTCGTCAACACGAGACCGACGAGGATGAACTTCAGGTGCCGGAGGAGGATGTGCCACGTCACGGTCTCGCTATCGATGACGATCCACGCCCCGTAGAGGTAAAACGGGAGGCTCGCCGTTACGGACAGCCCCGCGAGCGTCGCCGCCGTCGCCTCGCTCACCATCGTCGTCGTTTAGGATGGTGGCGTTAAAACGGACCCGACTTGCGGTCGCGGTCGGAAAGCGTATGCCACTGTGGACCCAACGTGGGTCGATGGCTGATTCGTCACCGTCGTCGACCGACGGGACGGCCGAGACGGCGGCCACGCCCGACGACACAACGGCCGAGGCCGACGCTGTCGAGGCCCTCCGGAGCGAAGTCGAGGAGAAGTACGACTTCGAGAACTTCGGTCCGAGCGACATGGCGCGGATGAGCGCCGAGGAGTGGGAAGCGGCGTTCGATCCGGATAGCTGGATCGTCGGCCCCGAACTGCTCGATCGGGTGGAGCAGGACCTCAAGGGCCGCATCCAGAGCCGTGAGGTGTTCGCCGTCCTCGAGCGGTTCGAGGAGAACGGCGAGACGCGGCTGGTCGCCTACTCCGACGAGGGGTACGCTATCGTCTCCCAGGACGGCAGCGTCGAGGGGCAGGGAACGGTGTTGCGGGACGTGAAACCGACCGTCGCGCTGTGTTCGATGGACACGTACGAAGTGCCGGACGCTCCCGA from Haloplanus salinus encodes:
- a CDS encoding chorismate mutase, giving the protein MANDDTNGRRTGDRMSGTEEMSLDELREEIEEIDRELVELIARRTYVAGTVAQVKADQGLPTTDESQEARVMERAGENAETFDVDANLVKAIFRLLIELNKVEQRESR
- the nth gene encoding endonuclease III, with the translated sequence MGTPLDSREAQVEAVLDRLYEEYPDATISLNYSNRLELLVAVVLSAQCTDERVNGVTDALFEKYRTAADYAAADEETLAEDIYGITFHNNKAGYLKAIGESLVADHDGAVPDTMSELTDLKGVGRKTANVVLQHGHDVVEGIVVDTHVQRLSRRLGLTTEERPERIEDDLMDVVPDADWQQLTHLLISHGRAVCDARTPDCSACVLEDVCPSSKLDADVDLASGEAWD
- a CDS encoding type II toxin-antitoxin system VapC family toxin, coding for MKVFVDTNVFIASITDEPGRGDVATELLNENHDFCTSILNLMEVRSVLTKKKRVEQERVKEVLADIYGGVDIYAPEISDQISAYSLQQDTLLYTLDCVLLALAEDIDATLVTFDGELLENGATSPTELME
- a CDS encoding DUF7321 family protein, which translates into the protein MVSEATAATLAGLSVTASLPFYLYGAWIVIDSETVTWHILLRHLKFILVGLVLTTVPVVGWMAPRLMDQFGGLAVLHAVLGLQAYAMLAFALTGIVRIFQAKYAANLYRDPDQDVDLDDLHENMGAWRGRLRIGVFGYVLFWIGAYLIGIVRYVQLHV
- a CDS encoding shikimate kinase, with protein sequence MYGEAVALGAGTVLNALATGVGSAFALDAETTAWVELDDSGVVEGAIAGAPDGDTRLIRRCVERVVDRFGDGHGGHVRTESDVPMAAGLKSSSAAANATVLATLSALDVPVGDGADAVLDREAACRIGVAAARDAGVTVTGAFDDASASMLGGVTVTDNTADDLLAREPVDWDALVWTPAERALSADADVARCERVAPMADLVADLALDGRYAEAMTVNGLAFSAALGFPTDPAVEAMPHAEGVSLSGTGPSVVAVGDRDELERVRDHWTQREGDTWLTTTRTDGARVIE
- a CDS encoding DUF7319 domain-containing protein; this encodes MADSSPSSTDGTAETAATPDDTTAEADAVEALRSEVEEKYDFENFGPSDMARMSAEEWEAAFDPDSWIVGPELLDRVEQDLKGRIQSREVFAVLERFEENGETRLVAYSDEGYAIVSQDGSVEGQGTVLRDVKPTVALCSMDTYEVPDAPDDVSLPSPADVPEGTGQLGNNLLQIIAFAQILAGVGLVGIWLFTDAIPTPGGYVDLVAPMIALIFVGIGLFLFMVVANARLSDRFRAEEFRDRLRATGVEDGDRPDFLPPLGDEAEALEAEGEGAAKAADSSTDRV